In Thunnus albacares chromosome 10, fThuAlb1.1, whole genome shotgun sequence, a single window of DNA contains:
- the LOC122989833 gene encoding protocadherin alpha-2-like: MGRGGLTVTIWIQIIAFLSLCDRATAQLSFSVSEEVDKGTVVGNLAKDLQINVHELEKRDLRVVSGNSKKYFDVNLKTGALYVCDRIDREELCPNTVKCVLNIEAILSHPMHLHRIEVQIIDINDNAPSFREKERTFNISESSFTGERYLLPMANDADTGGNSVKSYKLSPNEYFSLDVQSGGQHSESAELVLQKSLDREKQSVIHLTLTALDGGKPARSGTLKIVVHVMDINDNAPVFSQPLYKAQVTENALFQTSILTVTATDLDEGINGEIMYSFIERGHFNPETVFSINPDTGEITVAGNVDYEENTAYDIRVQARDKGTPSRSVHGKVLVEVIDVNDNIPEIIITSLMSPVKEDAEIGTVVALVTVTDKDGGNNGLTTAKIVGLVPFKLKLNYKNYYSLTVDGLLDRESVSQYNVTITAIDEGTPPLSSTSVIPVHISDVNDNAPLFSEPVINVYVKENSAVGATIFTITAVDPDVEENAKVTYSSLDGISKSMPITSVVNINSDTGDIVSLQSFNFEELKTFQFKVQATDSGVPPLSSNTTVNVFILDENDNSPAILAPYSEHGSVNSESIPYSAEAGYFVAKIRAVDADSGYNALLSYHLSEPKGNNLFRIGTSTGEIRTKRRMSDNDLKTHPLVVLVSDNGEPSLSATVSIDVVVVESTADIQTPFRHVPVKEESFSDLNLYLLIAIVSVSAIFLLSLISLIAVKCHRTDGSFGRYSAPMITTHPDGSWSYSKATQQYDVCFSSDTLKSDMVVFPAPFPPVDGELISINGGDTFTRTQTLPNKEKVKII, from the coding sequence ATGGGACGTGGAGGACTAACAGTCACGATTTGGATACAAATAATagcctttctttctttgtgtgatcGGGCTACAGCGCAGCTATCGTTCTCCGTTTCCGAGGAGGTTGACAAAGGGACGGTTGTGGGAAATCTCGCTAAGGATTTACAAATTAATGTTCATGAACTGGAAAAACGGGATCTACGAGTTGTATCTGGGAATTCAAAGAAATATTTCGACGTGAATTTAAAAACGGGTGCTCTATATGTTTGCGATAGGATTGATCGTGAGGAGCTCTGTCCAAATACGGTAAAATGTGTTCTCAATATAGAAGCCATTCTGAGCCACCCGATGCATCTGCATCGCATAGAGGTCCAGATTATTGATATAAATGACAACGCACCATCTTTTCGTGAAAAAGAGAGGACTTTCAATATTTCGGAGTCTTCTTTTACCGGGGAGAGGTATCTACTCCCGATGGCAAATGACGCAGACACGGGCGGTAACTCGGTAAAGAGCTACAAGCTGAGTCCAAATGAATATTTCTCACTGGACGTACAGAGCGGCGGACAACACAGTGAGTCTGCTGAGCTTGTGCTGCAGAAATCtttagacagagagaaacagtccGTTATCCACCTGACTTTAACTGCTCTGGACGGAGGAAAGCCTGCCAGGTCAGGGACATTAAAAATAGTTGTACATGTTATGGATATAAACGACAATGCTCCAGTATTTAGCCAACCTCTATATAAGGCCCAGGTCACTGAAAATGCTCTATTTCAGACATCCATATTGACTGTAACAGCTACAGATTTAGATGAGGGAATAAATGGTGAgattatgtattcatttattgaAAGGGGACATTTCAACCCTGAAACTGTGTTCTCAATAAACCCAGACACAGGAGAAATAACTGTAGCTGGAAATGTAGACTATGAAGAGAATACAGCATATGATATTCGTGTACAGGCAAGAGACAAAGGCACGCCATCTCGTAGTGTGCATGGTAAAGTGTTAGTGGAAGTAATTGATGTTAATGACAATATTCCTGAAATTATCATTACCTCTCTTATGAGCCCAGTTAAAGAGGACGCTGAGATAGGTACAGTGGTTGCTTTGGTGACTGTCACTGACAAAGATGGGGGTAACAACGGGCTCACCACTGCTAAAATTGTTGGGTTGGTGCCTTTTAAACTAAAGCTAAACTAcaaaaattattattcattaacaGTCGATGGACTTCTTGACAGAGAGAGTGTTTCTCAATATAATGTCACTATCACAGCCATTGATGAAGGCACTCCACCTCTCTCTAGCACCAGTGTTATTCCTGTTCACATTTCTGATGTGAATGATAATGCACCTCTATTCTCAGAGCCTGTGATTAATGTATATGTGAAAGAAAATAGTGCAGTGGGAGCTACTATTTTTACTATAACTGCAGTTGATCCTGATGTAGAAGAAAATGCAAAAGTAACATATTCATCATTAGATGGTATTTCGAAAAGTATGCCTATAACTTCAGTTGTAAACATCAACTCAGACACAGGTGATATAGTCAGTTTGCAGTCTTTTAACTTTGAGGAGTTGAAAACGTTTCAGTTTAAAGTTCAGGCCACAGACTCTGGTGTTCCTCCGCTCAGCAGCAACACGACTGTGAACGTTTTTATTCTAGATGAGAATGACAACAGTCCTGCTATTCTTGCGCCCTATTCTGAGCACGGCTCCGTTAACAGTGAGAGCATCCCCTATTCTGCTGAAGCGGGCTACTTTGTGGCAAAGATCAGGGCTGTAGACGCAGACTCTGGATACAATGCGCTGCTTTCTTATCACCTGTCTGAGCCCAAAGGAAACAACCTCTTCCGGATCGGAACCAGCACCGGAGAAATCAGGACTAAGAGGAGAATGAGTGACAATGACCTGAAAACTCACCCCTTGGTGGTGTTGGTTTCTGATAACGGAGAACCCTCCCTGTCAGCTACTGTGTCTATTGATGTGGTGGTGGTTGAAAGCACAGCTGACATTCAGACTCCGTTCAGACATGTGCCTGTGAAGGAGGAGAGCTTCTCTGATTTAAACCTGTATCTGCTGATCGCCATTGTGTCAGTGTCAGCAATCTTTCTGCTGAGCCTCATCAGTTTAATAGCTGTCAAATGTCACAGGACAGACGGCAGTTTCGGCAGGTACAGCGCCCCAATGATCACCACCCATCCTGACGGGAGCTGGTCTTACTCTAAAGCTACTCAGCAGTATGACGTGTGTTTCAGTTCAGACACACTCAAGAGTGACATGGTGGTTTTCCCCGCGCCATTTCCACCTGTAGATGGCGAGTTGATCAGTATTAACGGCGGAGACACGTTCACCAGGACTCAGACTTTACCCAATaaagaaaaggtaaaaataatataa
- the LOC122990909 gene encoding protocadherin alpha-3-like, translating to MKRMQRHRNIFRHWMYYFFPAFYIWSVAAAQIAYSVTEESSPGTTVGNLAKDLHLDVQELESRGFQISGPNTRYFEVNVKTGILLVKDRIDREELCSRSVKCSLEVEAIVNSPLNLYRFEVNILDINDNAPSFRIPGIVLNVSESAFPGERFTLPKAFDADVGSYSVKSYKLSQNEHFTLDVQNAEEQSMSAEMVLQKALDREKQPVIKLILTAVDGGKPPKTGTLHITVHVQDVNDNIPIFDKSLYKATVPENTPHGTSVISVHARDLDEGLNGEILYSFINQDNDDDVNKFAINPITGEITVKGELDHEKNNAVEIRVQAKDKGPNPRASHCKVLVEITDVNDNTPEISVTSLVNVVREDAQLDTMVGLITVKDNDADKNGVVQVKIVDSVPFKIKNTYKNHYSLVVDGTLDRERASKYNVTITATDEGVPPLSGTSVITVHVSDVNDNAPRFKEPVINIFVKENSPVGAVIYTMTADDPDVDENAKVTFSVINNNHKNNVIGSLINVNSETGDIVTLQSFNFEELKTFQFKVQATDSGVPPLSSNVTVNVFILDENDNNPAILSPYSEHGSVNSESIPYSAEAGYFVAKIRAVDADSGYNALLSYHLSEPKGNNLFRIGTSTGEIRTKRRMSDNDLKTHPLVVLVSDNGEPSLSATVSIDVVVVESTADIQTQFRHVPVKEESFSDLNLYLLIAIVSVSAIFLLSLISLIAVKCHRTDGSFGRYGAPMITTHPDGSWSYSKATQQYDVCFSSDTLKSDMVVFPAPFPPVDGELISINGGDTFTRTQTLPNKEKV from the exons ATGAAAAGAATGCAACGACACAGGAATATTTTCCGGCATTGGATGTATTATTTTTTCCCTGCGTTTTACATATGGAGTGTCGCAGCAGCACAGATTGCATATTCGGTTACGGAGGAATCGAGCCCGGGTACCACTGTGGGAAATCTGGCGAAGGATTTACATCTAGATGTACAAGAATTGGAAAGTCGAGGTTTTCAAATTTCAGGACCTAACACGAGGTATTTCGAGGTAAATGTTAAGACCGGAATACTTCTGGTGAAAGACAGAATAGACCGAGAGGAGCTCTGCTCTCGCAGCGTGAAGTGTTCTCTGGAAGTGGAAGCCATTGTGAACTCTCCGCTGAATCTCTACCGCTTTGAGGTTAATATTTTGGATATAAATGACAACGCACCCTCTTTTCGGATTCCAGGAATTGTTTTGAATGTGTCCGAATCAGCTTTTCCTGGTGAGAGATTTACACTACCAAAGGCCTTCGATGCCGATGTCGGTAGTTATTCGGTAAAAAGCTACAAGCtgagccaaaatgaacatttcaccCTGGATGTGCAGAATGCAGAAGAGCAGAGTATGTCCGCTGAGATGGTACTGCAGAAAGCCTTAGACCGTGAGAAACAACCAGTTATCAAACTAATACTGACGGCTGTAGATGGAGGAAAACCTCCTAAAACAGGCACGTTACATATCACCGTTCATGTGCAAGATGTAAATGATAATATTCCAATTTTTGATAAGTCGTTGTACAAAGCCACAGTGCCAGAAAACACGCCTCATGGTACAAGCGTAATTTCGGTACATGCTCGGGATTTAGATGAGGGTCTTAACGGAGAAATACTGTATTCTTTTATCAACCAAGACAACGATGACGATGTCAATAAATTTGCCATTAATCCCATAACGGGGGAAATTACGGTAAAGGGTGAATTAGATCACGAAAAAAATAATGCAGTCGAAATTCGGGTCCAAGCGAAAGACAAAGGGCCAAATCCAAGAGCATCTCATTGTAAAGTACTGGTTGAAATCACGGATGTTAATGATAATACACCAGAAATATCAGTGACGTCTTTAGTCAATGTGGTCAGAGAAGATGCACAACTTGACACAATGGTTGGACTTATAACGGTGAAAGATAACGACGCAGATAAAAATGGAGTTGTTCAGGTTAAAATAGTTGATTCTGTGCCGTTTAAAATTAAGAATACATACAAAAACCACTATTCATTAGTCGTAGACGGAACTCTGGACAGAGAACGAGCTTCTAAATATAATGTAACAATAACAGCGACTGACGAAGGGGTCCCGCCTCTTTCCGGCACAAGTGTTATTACAGTCCACGTCTCTGATGTAAATGACAATGCACCTCGTTTTAAAGAACCTGTGATAAACATTTTCGTTAAAGAAAACAGTCCCGTAGGCGCTGTTATCTATACTATGactgcagatgatccagatgTGGACGAAAATGCAAAAGTAACGTTTTCagttattaataataatcataaaaacaatgtaataGGATCTCTTATAAACGTCAACTCAGAGACTGGAGATATAGTCACTTTGCAGTCTTTTAACTTTGAGGAGTTAAAAACGTTTCAGTTTAAAGTTCAGGCCACAGACTCTGGTGTTCCTCCACTCAGCAGCAACgtgactgtgaatgtttttattctggatGAGAATGACAATAATCCAGCTATTCTGTCGCCATATTCTGAGCACGGCTCTGTTAACAGTGAGAGCATCCCCTATTCTGCTGAAGCGGGCTACTTTGTGGCAAAGATTAGGGCTGTAGACGCAGACTCTGGATACAATGCGCTGCTTTCTTATCACCTGTCTGAGCCCAAAGGAAACAACCTCTTCCGGATCGGAACCAGCACCGGAGAAATCAGGACTAAGAGGAGAATGAGTGACAATGACCTGAAAACTCACCCCTTGGTGGTGTTGGTTTCTGATAACGGAGAACCCTCCCTGTCAGCTACTGTGTCTATTGATGTGGTGGTGGTTGAAAGCACAGCTGACATCCAGACTCAATTCAGACATGTGCCTGTGAAGGAGGAGAGCTTCTCTGATTTAAACCTGTATCTGCTGATCGCCATTGTGTCGGTGTCAGCAATCTTTCTGCTGAGTCTCATCAGTTTAATAGCTGTCAAATGTCACAGGACAGACGGCAGTTTCGGCAGGTACGGTGCCCCAATGATCACCACCCACCCTGACGGGAGCTGGTCTTACTCTAAAGCTACTCAGCAGTATGACGTGTGTTTCAGCTCAGACACACTCAAGAGTGACATGGTGGTTTTCCCTGCACCGTTTCCACCTGTAGATGGAGAGCTGATCAGTATTAACGGAGGAGACACTTTTACTAGAACTCAGACATTACCTAATAAGGAAAAG GTTTAA